Proteins encoded in a region of the Bacillus methanolicus genome:
- a CDS encoding glycine C-acetyltransferase produces MSSKLEQFLKENLEDLKTRGLYNVIDPLESPNGPMITINGKELVNLSSNNYLGLATDERLKGAAIDAINRYGVGAGAVRTINGTLELHVKLEEKLAEFKGTEAAIAYQSGFNCNMAAISAVMDKNDAILSDELNHASIIDGCRLSKAKIIRFNHSDMDDLRAKAKEAKESGQYNKIMVITDGVFSMDGDIAKLPEIVEIAEEFDLITYVDDAHGSGVLGKGAGTVKHLGLQDKIDFQIGTLSKAIGVVGGYVAGKKELIDWLKVRSRPFLFSTSLTPADVAASIRSIEILMDSTELNERLWENANYLKKGLKDLGFDIGNSETPITPCIIGDEVKTQEFSKRLNEEGVYAKSIVFPTVPKGTGRVRNMPSAAHTKEMLDRAIAVYEKVGKEMGII; encoded by the coding sequence GTGTCAAGTAAACTGGAACAATTTTTGAAAGAAAATTTAGAAGATCTAAAAACCAGAGGCCTATACAACGTCATTGATCCGCTTGAAAGTCCAAACGGGCCGATGATTACAATTAATGGGAAAGAACTTGTCAATCTTTCTTCAAATAACTACTTAGGTTTGGCAACAGACGAAAGGTTGAAAGGCGCGGCAATCGATGCCATTAACCGCTATGGAGTGGGGGCAGGAGCCGTCCGGACCATTAATGGAACGTTAGAACTTCATGTAAAGCTTGAAGAAAAGCTGGCTGAGTTCAAAGGAACAGAGGCGGCCATTGCCTATCAATCCGGATTTAATTGTAATATGGCAGCTATTTCGGCTGTGATGGATAAAAATGATGCGATCCTGTCTGATGAACTGAACCATGCTTCAATCATCGACGGCTGCCGTTTGTCAAAAGCGAAAATTATCCGATTTAACCATTCGGATATGGACGATTTGCGCGCAAAAGCAAAAGAGGCGAAGGAATCGGGGCAATATAATAAGATTATGGTCATAACAGACGGTGTTTTCTCGATGGACGGAGACATTGCAAAGCTTCCGGAAATCGTCGAAATTGCGGAAGAGTTCGATTTGATTACGTATGTAGATGATGCTCATGGTTCAGGGGTGTTGGGAAAAGGTGCCGGAACGGTCAAGCATTTAGGACTGCAAGATAAAATTGATTTCCAAATTGGAACTCTTTCAAAAGCAATCGGAGTTGTCGGCGGATATGTTGCCGGCAAAAAAGAATTAATTGACTGGTTAAAAGTTCGAAGCCGCCCGTTCTTGTTCTCTACTTCTTTGACACCGGCCGATGTTGCGGCATCCATCCGCTCGATTGAAATTTTGATGGATAGCACAGAGTTGAATGAGCGCCTTTGGGAAAATGCTAATTATTTGAAAAAAGGATTAAAAGATTTAGGGTTTGATATCGGAAACAGTGAAACACCGATTACCCCTTGTATTATTGGAGACGAAGTGAAGACACAGGAATTCAGCAAGCGGCTGAATGAAGAGGGTGTTTATGCAAAATCAATCGTATTCCCGACAGTGCCAAAAGGAACGGGAAGAGTGCGCAATATGCCTTCTGCTGCTCATACGAAAGAAATGCTCGACCGAGCGATTGCAGTTTATGAAAAAGTCGGCAAGGAAATGGGGATTATTTAG
- a CDS encoding ParM/StbA family protein, which yields MERHNFFAVDIGNSWYKVLASDHGTVYEYQMPNAIALFDDEFYEKPYDEEDVVLEENLIVEVKSQAFKDKREIYYIGKAATRQRNVSLTSFNNQKAEEDRTFILLFGIAAYHALLANPDETEISYEIDQLAVSLPTTQYKEKKDLLKKRLIGTHTIIFHKVPGVPDPKEVVVIIDVNDVIVGAEGACAYLGLTRDQETLGIKDDSLIKDSRKGIIIGDLGGDSVDFVGIKNNKPVASVEGEPFGINQFLDNIIQKVSKNELYKFDSRSELEEKLTAGPSEWYVEPFAGVRKDISKYIIPQLKLMAIKYLEHFDRVRSSSNEIKGAVKYIAVGGAAKLAKRQIQEAAVKWAERGRPIELMFPEDLEKLNVLGLMILAKMNYLKKQHGTLSELVTTKG from the coding sequence ATGGAGAGACATAATTTTTTTGCCGTTGATATAGGTAACAGCTGGTACAAAGTACTAGCCTCTGATCATGGAACAGTATATGAATACCAAATGCCTAATGCAATCGCTTTGTTTGATGATGAATTTTATGAAAAACCATATGATGAGGAAGACGTGGTTCTTGAGGAAAATTTAATTGTTGAAGTTAAGAGTCAGGCTTTCAAAGATAAAAGAGAAATCTATTATATAGGAAAAGCTGCAACGAGGCAGCGGAACGTAAGTCTGACATCTTTTAATAATCAAAAAGCAGAAGAGGATCGAACCTTTATTCTTCTTTTTGGGATTGCAGCCTACCATGCGCTTTTGGCAAATCCCGATGAAACTGAGATATCTTATGAAATCGATCAATTGGCTGTTTCATTGCCCACCACCCAATATAAAGAGAAAAAAGATCTGTTAAAAAAGCGCTTAATTGGGACACATACGATTATCTTTCATAAGGTGCCGGGAGTCCCTGACCCAAAAGAAGTAGTTGTAATAATCGATGTAAATGATGTGATCGTCGGTGCAGAAGGAGCATGTGCCTATTTAGGGCTAACTCGTGACCAGGAAACATTAGGAATTAAAGACGATTCCCTCATTAAAGATTCACGGAAAGGTATCATCATTGGCGACTTGGGTGGAGACTCCGTTGATTTTGTAGGAATTAAAAATAATAAACCTGTTGCCTCAGTAGAAGGAGAACCATTCGGGATCAACCAATTTCTTGATAATATCATTCAAAAAGTGAGTAAAAATGAATTGTATAAATTTGACTCACGATCAGAACTGGAGGAAAAATTAACTGCGGGCCCTTCGGAATGGTACGTTGAACCTTTTGCCGGTGTCAGAAAGGATATTAGCAAGTATATCATTCCCCAGCTAAAATTAATGGCCATCAAATACCTTGAACATTTCGATCGGGTACGCAGCAGTTCAAATGAAATTAAGGGTGCAGTTAAATATATAGCTGTTGGGGGAGCCGCTAAACTTGCAAAAAGACAAATACAGGAAGCGGCAGTAAAATGGGCTGAAAGAGGACGCCCGATTGAATTAATGTTCCCTGAAGACTTAGAAAAATTAAATGTACTTGGACTCATGATTCTAGCAAAAATGAATTATCTAAAGAAACAACATGGAACATTATCCGAGTTAGTTACCACTAAAGGATGA
- the istA gene encoding IS21 family transposase — protein MLSMIQQHHIKYLHQYKGLSLRAIARETNHDFKTVKKYAYKEDDNSLPSERKKIKGSKLDPYKPLIDQWLQEDMKAPKKQRHTGARVFHRLKAMFGDDFNVSYRTVQYYVSTKKKELYDANEGYLPLEHSPGTAQVDFGSYTYQDESAGVEKEGYYLNLSFPYSNAGFMQAMPAQNQECLLQGLKQIFEYIGGVPKKIWFDNLSAAVISIYKNGERKLVPQFEKFALHYNFQPIFCNPNSGHEKGHVENKVGYHRRNFLVPIPIIKDMNAFNQSLLIRCEEDMKRPHYRKEKQIATLFEEDKKPIWELPKTSFDVHRLIKARADKYGKVRFEKNRYSTSPSLASQEVWLKITYETIIVLDDEYHMVVEHQRLYGENLESMKWIPYLDLMARRPKSFEQMPFFRELPDPWQDYLSYTSKKKEALRLLSQIIKEEGDIETATQALVESIKLGQTDTDSILTTWYRITGKLEDLPEIQISEHLKQEEVFEANWTSYDQLLGGGVK, from the coding sequence ATGCTTTCAATGATTCAACAACATCATATCAAGTATTTGCATCAATATAAAGGGCTCTCTTTACGAGCCATAGCCAGAGAGACTAATCATGATTTTAAAACTGTTAAGAAATATGCCTATAAAGAGGATGATAATTCCCTTCCTTCGGAACGGAAAAAAATTAAAGGATCAAAATTAGATCCTTATAAACCTCTTATCGATCAGTGGCTTCAAGAGGACATGAAAGCTCCAAAGAAACAACGCCATACTGGAGCCCGTGTTTTTCATCGCCTAAAAGCCATGTTTGGGGATGACTTTAATGTTTCATACCGGACCGTTCAATATTATGTATCCACAAAAAAGAAAGAGCTTTATGACGCTAATGAAGGATACTTGCCACTTGAACATTCTCCTGGAACAGCGCAAGTAGACTTTGGGAGCTATACTTATCAAGACGAGTCAGCAGGAGTTGAAAAAGAAGGTTACTATTTAAATTTATCATTTCCTTACAGTAATGCTGGCTTTATGCAAGCGATGCCAGCCCAAAATCAAGAATGTCTTCTTCAGGGGTTAAAACAGATATTTGAATATATTGGGGGCGTTCCAAAAAAGATTTGGTTTGATAATTTATCGGCAGCTGTCATTAGTATTTACAAAAATGGGGAACGCAAGCTAGTACCGCAGTTCGAGAAATTTGCCCTCCATTATAACTTTCAGCCTATTTTCTGTAATCCTAACAGCGGCCACGAAAAGGGGCATGTCGAAAATAAAGTGGGCTATCATCGACGTAATTTCCTGGTTCCCATCCCAATCATTAAAGATATGAACGCCTTTAATCAATCCTTACTTATTCGCTGTGAGGAGGATATGAAACGACCACATTACCGAAAAGAAAAGCAAATCGCAACATTGTTTGAGGAAGACAAGAAACCCATTTGGGAATTACCTAAAACATCATTTGATGTTCACAGGTTGATAAAAGCAAGAGCAGATAAATATGGCAAGGTTCGCTTTGAAAAAAACCGGTATTCTACCTCACCTTCCCTCGCATCCCAGGAAGTGTGGTTAAAAATTACATACGAAACAATTATCGTATTAGATGATGAATACCATATGGTGGTCGAACACCAAAGGTTGTACGGAGAGAACTTAGAATCCATGAAATGGATACCTTATTTGGATTTGATGGCCAGAAGACCTAAATCTTTTGAACAGATGCCGTTTTTTCGCGAATTGCCGGACCCATGGCAAGATTATTTATCATATACAAGCAAAAAGAAAGAAGCCTTACGGCTCCTGTCCCAAATCATTAAGGAAGAAGGAGATATTGAAACTGCAACACAGGCATTGGTCGAGAGTATAAAACTGGGGCAAACAGATACAGACAGCATTTTGACCACCTGGTATCGAATAACTGGGAAATTAGAGGATTTACCAGAAATTCAGATTTCGGAACATTTAAAACAAGAAGAGGTTTTTGAAGCAAATTGGACCAGTTATGATCAACTTTTAGGCGGTGGTGTCAAATGA
- the istB gene encoding IS21-like element helper ATPase IstB yields the protein MRSQIEAYCKELKLGNRIAEHYSSIQAETHEEFLAELLALEVKHRKITRKNRLLKQANFDTFKTFEGYEFGGIELPAKLSIDELKTAAFIDRKENLIMYGGVGTGKTHLATALGVEACNQGKVVKFYRTAALVNELIESKQAGTLHKTISQLEKADLLICDEWGYIPVSREGAQLLFQVVASCYERRSIIITTNLEFSKWNSIFHDERMTTAIIDRLVHHSYLLTFTGPSYRLKNSYMNL from the coding sequence ATGAGAAGCCAAATAGAAGCATACTGTAAAGAACTGAAACTCGGAAACCGAATAGCAGAACATTATTCGAGCATACAAGCAGAAACTCATGAAGAGTTTCTGGCAGAGCTCCTTGCATTGGAGGTAAAGCATCGAAAAATCACTAGAAAAAACCGGTTATTAAAACAGGCCAACTTTGATACCTTTAAGACATTTGAAGGATATGAATTCGGAGGAATAGAACTGCCTGCAAAGCTTTCGATAGACGAATTAAAAACGGCAGCATTCATTGATAGAAAAGAAAATCTAATAATGTATGGAGGTGTTGGAACGGGCAAAACTCATCTGGCGACGGCTCTTGGAGTGGAAGCGTGTAATCAAGGAAAAGTCGTAAAGTTTTATCGAACTGCAGCATTGGTGAATGAATTAATCGAATCAAAACAGGCAGGTACCTTGCATAAAACAATCAGTCAGCTAGAAAAGGCGGATCTCTTAATTTGTGATGAATGGGGCTATATTCCAGTTAGCCGGGAAGGAGCGCAGCTTCTTTTCCAGGTGGTTGCCTCGTGTTATGAGAGGAGAAGTATTATCATTACAACAAATCTTGAATTTAGCAAATGGAACAGTATTTTTCATGATGAGAGAATGACAACTGCAATAATTGACAGACTCGTACATCACAGTTATTTACTTACATTTACCGGACCAAGTTATCGATTAAAAAATTCCTATATGAACCTATAA
- a CDS encoding M67 family metallopeptidase gives MTKNVWQRIIFHCKEEFPLEACGLLSGKNGIAETIWPMENVNRSPISFSMDLDQIRRVFELIDKKHESLIGIYHSHPTAEAYPSLQDIEYNNYPEAGYLIVSLAKQTPIVKCFQMKANYVKQLSIKIVH, from the coding sequence ATGACCAAAAATGTTTGGCAGAGGATAATCTTCCACTGCAAAGAGGAATTTCCTTTAGAAGCCTGCGGTTTGCTTTCAGGGAAAAACGGTATAGCAGAGACGATTTGGCCTATGGAAAACGTAAACCGGAGTCCGATTTCCTTCTCGATGGATCTGGATCAAATTCGCCGCGTCTTTGAACTAATTGACAAGAAACATGAATCATTAATAGGCATTTACCATTCCCATCCAACAGCCGAAGCCTATCCATCCTTACAAGATATTGAATACAACAACTATCCAGAGGCAGGATATCTTATTGTCTCACTTGCAAAGCAAACTCCAATCGTAAAATGCTTTCAAATGAAGGCTAATTATGTAAAACAATTATCCATCAAAATCGTACATTGA